TTCTCCGTCGAGCGCGGTGAGGTCTTCGGCATCATCGGCCCAAACGGCGCGGGCAAGACGACGACGCTGAAGATGCTGGCGGGCCTCATCGAACCGACCGATGGTACTGTTCAGGTGGCGGGCCTAGACACCGACGACGCCGACATGAAACGCCAGCTGGGCTTTCTCCCCGAAGAATCCCCGCTTTACGAGGAGATGACCCCCGTCTCGTATCTCTCTTTTTTCGCCGATCTCTACGACGTCCCCGATAATGTGGCGACCCGTCGAATGCACGAGACGCTCGACCGGCTCGATTTGGACCACCGTGACAGACAACTCGGTGACATGTCGAAGGGGATGAAACGCAAGGTCGCCATTGCCCGGTCGCTCATCAACGACCCCGACGTGCTCGTCTACGACGAACCGGCGAGTGGGCTGGATCCGTTGACGACGAATTTCATCATCGACTTCACGACCGAACTCGCCGAAGAGGGCAAGACGATCGTCTTTAGCGCGCACAATCTCTATCACGTCCAGAGTATCTGTGACCGCGTTGCGATCATGAACGAAGGCGAGATTGTCGCTCGCGGACCGCTCTCGAAACTTCGCGAGGAACACGGCGAGACGACCTATCACGTCTACACGTCCGTCGAAGTGCCCGGAAGCGTTCGGGAAAACGGCAGCTACAAACGCAGCGTCACCTCGATGCAGGCCGTCGAGCAAACCCGTGAGGCCGCTGCCGACCGTGACGGTGACGTCATCGATATCAGGACCGAAGAGTCCAGCCTCGAAGAGGTGTTCCTGAACGTCGCCAACCCGGACCGGGCCGAGTCAGCAACCGCGACACCAGACGACCAGAGCGCCGAACCGGAGGCCTAACCGTGGACGTGCGGAAGTTCCTCCGGATCGCCCGGTGGGAGGTGACCAAAAACGCCGGCGGGATCGATCGGCGGACAGCGGCGATCACCGTCGGTGCGCTGGTCGTACTGGGTGTGCTTGCCCCGTTGATCGCCACCCAGGGAGTCGCACTCGACGCCGGCATCTACCGGGCCGGCGTCGACGAATCGAGCCCGTACCACGAGGTGCTCACAGACGACGCGACGTTTGCCGTCCACCCAGCGAGTCCCGATGCCGTCGAAGAGGGCCGCGTCGACATCCTCATCGATGGGCCGCGAGTCGTCGACTGGGCTGACTCCGCGAAGGGCCGGGCCGCCCTGGCAGAACTTCGCAGCTCCGTCCAGCGGTTCAACGATCAACTGATGGGCGATCAGTCCAATCAGACTGCAGCATCGCCAGTGTCGGTGACGTTGCGCTACGTCGAACGCTCGCTGGCGACCACCCAGAGCCCTACCGAGGGGACCGACGGCACTGGAGGCAGTGACGGCACCACCGGTGGCGGCGGGACTGACGGGAGCGCCGGGGGCAGTGGTGGCTCAGAGACGACCGATGGCACGACGGGCGGCACCGAGAGTGGAGGGGGCGACAGTGGCGGTGGCGGCTCGCTGGGCGGCCTCGGCGGCTTGACGAGCGGACTCGGTGGCGGGGGACCTCTGGAGCGCCCTCCGATATCGCCCCGCCGTTCCCGTTTGGCTCGCTCGTGTTGGCATTCGTGTTCGTCCTTCCGCTGAACTTCGTCATCCAGGCCTACGGGAGTACGATCCTCAGCGAACGGATCAACCGCCGGGGGGAGCTCATGCTCGTTTCGCCGGTCACTCGGGGCGACATCATCGTCGGTAAGACGTTGCCGTACTTCCTGGGGGCAATGTTCTTCGAGGGCTGATTACCGCCGGCCTGCTGACCGTCGGGGCCTCTGGAGCCACCGGCTGGATCTCACTGCTCGCAGTGACGCCGCTGGTCCTGTTGTTCCTCGGGGCGACCTTCCTCGGAGCGATGTTCGCCCGTTCGTTCAAGGAACTCACGTTCGTGACTGTGACGATTACCGTCGCGTTGACCAGTTTCGCGTTCGTGCCGGCGATCTTCACGGACGTGACCCCGATCGCGCTCATCTCGCCGCTGACGATCGTCGTCCGGGACTTGCAGGGCCAGGCCATCAGTCTCGTCGAGTTTGGCTTCTCGACGCTGCCGGCGATGCTGACGGCGATCGTCACCTTCGGCCTCGGTGCCGGACTCTACCGCGAGGAAGACATGTTCACCCAGCGGCCGATCCCACTGAAAGCCCTCGATGCCCTCTCTGGCCGGATCAAGCGCCGGTCGAGCGCGGCGAAGTTGAGTGTGCTTCTCCTCCCGTTCGTGTTCGTCACGGAACTGATCGCGGTCGCGATGCTGTTTGCCGTCCCCCAGTCGTTTGCCCTGCCGGCAATCCTGATCGTGGTCGCAGTCGTCGAGGAACTCGCCAAAAGCATCCACATTTACGCCGGGTTCGTCCACCGGAAGTACGTCCGGACGATCCGGAATGCCGTGATCGTCGGGTCACTGTCCGGGCTCGGCTTTTTCCTGGCCGAGAAAGTATCGCTGGTCGTGCAGTTGCTCGGTGGGGACATTCCCGACGTCGAGCAG
The sequence above is drawn from the Halorhabdus sp. CBA1104 genome and encodes:
- a CDS encoding ABC transporter ATP-binding protein gives rise to the protein MIEVRDLRKEYGDFAAVEGSTFSVERGEVFGIIGPNGAGKTTTLKMLAGLIEPTDGTVQVAGLDTDDADMKRQLGFLPEESPLYEEMTPVSYLSFFADLYDVPDNVATRRMHETLDRLDLDHRDRQLGDMSKGMKRKVAIARSLINDPDVLVYDEPASGLDPLTTNFIIDFTTELAEEGKTIVFSAHNLYHVQSICDRVAIMNEGEIVARGPLSKLREEHGETTYHVYTSVEVPGSVRENGSYKRSVTSMQAVEQTREAAADRDGDVIDIRTEESSLEEVFLNVANPDRAESATATPDDQSAEPEA